A part of Gemmatimonas groenlandica genomic DNA contains:
- the rplR gene encoding 50S ribosomal protein L18, producing the protein MAKIAIPRTNAERRKRRHLRVRKAVSGSAERPRLVVFRSLKHIYAQIVDDVTQRTLMTVGDEGMNGTKSERALAVGKQVAEKAKAAGIAKVVFDRAGYQYHGRVKAVADGAREGGLEF; encoded by the coding sequence ATGGCCAAGATCGCGATCCCGCGTACGAACGCAGAGCGGCGGAAGCGCCGTCACCTGCGCGTGCGCAAGGCAGTGAGCGGGTCTGCGGAGCGTCCGCGTCTCGTGGTGTTCCGTTCGCTGAAGCACATCTACGCCCAGATCGTGGACGACGTCACGCAGCGCACGCTGATGACCGTTGGCGACGAAGGGATGAACGGCACGAAGTCGGAGCGTGCACTCGCCGTCGGCAAGCAGGTTGCTGAGAAGGCGAAGGCGGCCGGCATCGCGAAGGTCGTCTTCGACCGTGCCGGTTACCAGTATCACGGCCGCGTGAAGGCCGTGGCAGATGGCGCCCGAGAGGGCGGCCTGGAGTTCTGA